A genome region from Candidatus Dormiibacterota bacterium includes the following:
- a CDS encoding acetyl-CoA acetyltransferase, translating into MSGRLAREVAVVGVGETRFGELFDRGYHQLVCEAGLAALDDAGIGREQVEAAWLGTATPGVSALAGDAGTDLSEPLGLRGIPATRVANYCTTGMEAVRAGALAIASGMYDTALVVGAEKMRDVPARGSLLARHILETHPLLAKGRTAPGQFALLATRYLAEHGYDREVLAAVALKNHHNGARNPRAHFRKPITEEQWARAPMVASPLGLYDCCPTTDGAAAAVLMSREGAERLGRPYALLTGMGLATHGGYFTTQFDPDSDFLGFPATRAAAAQAYAQAGIEQPARDLDVAECHDCFTITELVNYEDLGLCGRGQGGRMAAEGRTRIGGDIPVNTSGGLKACGHPIGATGVRMVADIVDQLLGRAGERQVEGARRGLCHTLGGPGIVSCVMVLEAA; encoded by the coding sequence GTGAGCGGGAGGCTGGCGCGTGAGGTGGCGGTGGTCGGGGTCGGCGAGACCCGCTTCGGCGAGCTCTTCGACCGCGGCTATCACCAGCTTGTATGTGAGGCGGGGCTCGCCGCCCTCGACGACGCCGGGATCGGCCGCGAGCAGGTCGAGGCCGCCTGGCTGGGCACCGCCACCCCGGGGGTGAGCGCGCTCGCGGGCGACGCCGGCACCGACCTCAGCGAGCCGCTCGGGCTGCGCGGCATCCCCGCCACCCGGGTGGCCAACTACTGCACCACCGGGATGGAGGCGGTGCGCGCCGGCGCGCTCGCGATCGCGTCGGGGATGTACGACACCGCGCTGGTGGTGGGCGCCGAGAAGATGCGTGACGTCCCCGCCCGGGGCTCGCTGCTCGCCCGGCACATCCTCGAGACCCACCCGCTGCTCGCCAAGGGGCGCACCGCCCCGGGCCAGTTCGCGCTGCTGGCGACGCGCTACCTCGCGGAGCACGGCTACGACCGTGAGGTGCTCGCCGCCGTCGCGCTCAAGAATCACCACAACGGGGCGCGCAACCCGCGCGCCCACTTCCGGAAGCCGATCACCGAGGAGCAGTGGGCGCGGGCGCCGATGGTGGCCTCGCCGCTCGGCCTCTACGACTGCTGCCCCACCACCGACGGCGCCGCCGCCGCGGTGCTGATGTCGCGCGAGGGCGCGGAGCGGCTGGGCCGTCCCTATGCGCTGCTCACCGGGATGGGGCTGGCCACGCACGGCGGCTACTTCACCACCCAGTTCGACCCCGACTCCGACTTCCTCGGCTTCCCCGCCACCCGCGCCGCCGCCGCCCAGGCGTACGCCCAGGCAGGGATCGAGCAGCCGGCCCGCGACCTCGACGTCGCCGAGTGCCACGACTGCTTCACGATCACCGAGCTGGTCAACTACGAGGACCTCGGGCTCTGCGGTCGCGGCCAGGGTGGCCGGATGGCGGCCGAGGGGCGCACCCGCATCGGCGGTGACATCCCCGTCAACACCAGCGGCGGGCTGAAGGCCTGCGGCCACCCGATCGGCGCCACCGGGGTGCGGATGGTCGCGGACATCGTCGACCAGCTGCTCGGTCGCGCCGGCGAGCGCCAGGTCGAGGGGGCGCGCCGCGGCCTCTGCCACACCCTCGGCGGCCCCGGCATCGTCAGCTGCGTCATGGTCCTGGAGGCGGCGTGA